From Diaminobutyricibacter sp. McL0608, one genomic window encodes:
- a CDS encoding ferredoxin, translated as MQFQVDLRTCQDHGQCAFVSKAFRLAEDGSLAFRQHVSGLYLSDDMDDAMRDELEEAADACPVQAITIRD; from the coding sequence ATGCAATTCCAGGTCGACCTTAGGACGTGCCAGGACCATGGACAGTGCGCCTTTGTATCGAAGGCGTTCAGGCTGGCCGAAGACGGAAGCCTTGCATTCCGCCAGCACGTTTCCGGCCTCTACCTGTCCGACGACATGGATGACGCGATGCGGGACGAACTGGAGGAGGCTGCCGACGCATGCCCCGTTCAAGCGATCACAATTCGCGACTGA
- a CDS encoding NAD(P)/FAD-dependent oxidoreductase, which translates to MAGLRAAEAVRRSGFEGEILVIGAEPHMPYNRPPLSKDALQDHSALDQLTFRLSSAAAEVTWNIGKTVSSVDLDNESAELVDGARVEWDGLVIAAGVSARRVEIPGPQLGRYVVRTALDAMLLRQQIFQGAKVVVLGAGFIGCEVAATCQILGADVDVIGTGPVPLNTPLGMEFGGELQRRHERRGVRFHMNTAAAAFEGSDRVREVVLSNGTTLRADLVVEAVGTRPNTEFLEGNGLDLSDGVMCDNAMRVEGRPNVVACGDIARFPNPMFDSIPRRVEHWNMAVETAKMAGKTVGLHLRGLEDAREDFRPVPSFWSDQYSLRIQSFGMPVLGSADVRILEGELSTEFAAGYHRDGELVGVVMLGLISRHAHFRNLITSI; encoded by the coding sequence TTGGCCGGCCTGCGCGCCGCCGAGGCAGTCCGCCGATCCGGGTTCGAAGGCGAGATCCTGGTAATCGGAGCCGAGCCGCACATGCCCTACAACCGTCCTCCGCTCTCGAAGGACGCGTTGCAAGATCATTCTGCCTTGGATCAATTGACGTTCAGGCTCTCGTCAGCCGCCGCCGAGGTGACCTGGAATATCGGCAAAACCGTGTCCTCGGTGGATCTCGATAATGAGTCCGCCGAACTCGTCGACGGCGCTCGGGTGGAGTGGGACGGACTTGTCATCGCAGCGGGCGTCAGCGCGCGGCGAGTCGAAATTCCCGGCCCGCAACTCGGCAGATACGTGGTGAGGACAGCGCTCGACGCCATGCTGCTGCGACAGCAGATCTTTCAGGGGGCCAAGGTCGTTGTACTCGGTGCAGGATTCATCGGCTGCGAGGTGGCAGCAACCTGTCAGATCCTCGGCGCTGACGTCGATGTCATAGGGACCGGACCGGTCCCTCTGAATACACCGCTAGGAATGGAGTTCGGCGGGGAGCTCCAGCGCAGACACGAGCGGCGGGGCGTGCGCTTCCACATGAACACCGCCGCTGCTGCGTTCGAAGGATCGGACCGAGTCCGCGAAGTCGTGCTTTCCAATGGGACAACGTTACGAGCCGATCTCGTCGTGGAGGCCGTGGGCACCCGGCCGAACACCGAGTTTCTCGAGGGAAACGGTCTGGACCTCAGTGACGGGGTAATGTGCGACAACGCGATGCGGGTGGAAGGTCGCCCAAATGTTGTCGCCTGCGGCGACATCGCTCGATTCCCTAATCCGATGTTCGACTCCATCCCGCGCCGGGTTGAGCACTGGAACATGGCTGTCGAGACCGCGAAGATGGCGGGCAAGACGGTCGGTCTCCATCTGCGAGGCCTTGAGGATGCTCGCGAGGATTTCCGCCCGGTACCGTCGTTCTGGAGCGACCAATACTCGCTCCGCATCCAATCCTTCGGGATGCCAGTCCTCGGAAGCGCGGATGTCCGGATTCTCGAAGGCGAGCTCTCAACCGAGTTCGCGGCCGGATACCATCGGGACGGCGAGCTCGTCGGCGTCGTGATGCTTGGCCTTATATCGCGTCACGCCCACTTTCGGAATCTGATTACATCAATCTGA
- a CDS encoding SIR2 family protein: protein MVDQRLRNASDSGSIVLVVGTGVSAALSGGAPTATWQGLLNAGLSALDLHTPAATLSYIRNAIEYGFGSDDLTAVLQAADRLRQAFDEVGSYAFTKWLQDNVGELRVSNPALLEAITSLPFPILTTNYDTLLEGRARTSVDWTDPSQMQAVLAGNSNGIGHLHGIWRRPDSVILTSSDYSRLLDSSSAQDIQRAASTLKTLVYIGFGTGLADPNFGRLIQWHRDTFIPSSVQHFRLCLNDELADLQREHANDQIVPVGYGDDYEALSDFLASLKPASGTISISPSGIARDVVSELQLDFENELTTDAILAEALDVVGSCALADVVRPPVLLPVPHADFVRAQRRQTDGGEVSRLDSFEVARSAEVLLVAADESTGLTTAVKWLALEAATYLGGAAPLYISFRRLGRGHNPLKRLVDAEARSHGLLPDRDSQIPPHVLAIDDFSPYVEHISDRAIQDLAASDAIVKIIGCKVGAEDLILEKLQRLGVDGRVQYLGRLTAADIRAYARMAAPVEHVQLAERVLNVLQTDNLPRTPNTVALLIAVLLRGGALGASKSQTSILDDYVAMMLGRGDPHEDARLGLDKNSREALLAGLAKALVTRKTGGLTEDETVAAFREILERLDWNESALELVRSLMDRKILRKDGHHVVFARSSYLHLFAAKRAAQDGDFLGHLLTDPVYFSPILMDYAAIKRHDAQLVSRLNELLARDAWATTANPVFELVPSEDVQEVALSESNLTRRENAQSSSKELEVFDAFSDTDEPPFPLTKEEELPRGVLLMRTLELVSSALRDSDQIEDIGLKQDVLENVLLHWGRLMGTVSADYGFRDFIGNLVDEMDAPDRGANYDDREERIDVLVRVFPAAISLGGVLHTLASRKLSRALERLVPAVVELNDDELTVATAFMIFALRDDGWVQALNTLLARTGNIWVIRNFFLQQLRSVYVGDEGAERLGDEDLLKLCVTIVQKAHSYEDALHRNADYSRIRSQLMSRRLEGLLGRRSQDGAPELA, encoded by the coding sequence ATGGTGGATCAACGGCTTCGCAATGCGTCCGATAGCGGTTCGATCGTGCTGGTTGTCGGAACTGGGGTGAGTGCGGCCCTAAGTGGCGGTGCGCCTACGGCGACGTGGCAAGGCTTATTGAATGCTGGCTTAAGCGCTCTGGACCTCCATACTCCGGCGGCGACTCTGAGCTATATCCGCAACGCCATTGAGTATGGATTCGGCAGTGACGATCTCACTGCAGTGCTTCAGGCGGCTGATCGATTGCGCCAAGCATTCGACGAAGTCGGCAGCTACGCCTTCACCAAGTGGCTGCAAGACAACGTGGGCGAGTTACGCGTGTCGAATCCGGCGCTGCTGGAGGCCATCACGTCGCTGCCGTTCCCAATCCTCACGACGAACTACGACACGCTATTGGAAGGACGCGCTCGAACTTCCGTGGACTGGACGGATCCGTCGCAGATGCAGGCCGTGCTTGCAGGAAATTCCAACGGGATTGGCCATCTTCATGGCATTTGGAGGCGTCCGGATTCCGTAATCCTGACAAGCTCGGACTATTCGCGCCTCCTCGATAGTTCCAGCGCGCAGGATATACAGCGCGCTGCGTCAACTCTGAAAACGCTGGTGTACATCGGATTCGGCACGGGCCTTGCCGACCCGAACTTCGGACGCCTAATCCAGTGGCACAGGGACACGTTCATCCCGTCCTCGGTACAACACTTCCGCCTTTGCTTGAACGATGAACTGGCCGACCTTCAGCGCGAACATGCCAACGACCAGATTGTCCCGGTTGGGTACGGTGACGACTATGAAGCGCTCAGCGACTTCCTTGCGTCGCTGAAGCCGGCGTCAGGGACGATTTCAATCTCTCCGTCCGGCATTGCGCGGGACGTGGTATCTGAACTTCAGTTGGACTTTGAGAACGAGCTCACCACTGATGCCATTCTCGCGGAGGCGTTGGATGTGGTCGGATCATGTGCCCTTGCGGACGTAGTGCGACCGCCGGTTCTGCTGCCGGTCCCTCATGCGGACTTTGTACGGGCCCAACGCCGGCAGACGGATGGAGGTGAAGTTTCCCGCCTCGATTCCTTCGAGGTCGCACGGTCCGCTGAGGTGCTCCTAGTGGCGGCTGATGAAAGCACTGGGCTCACAACGGCAGTGAAGTGGCTCGCATTAGAGGCGGCAACCTACCTCGGCGGGGCAGCGCCGCTGTACATATCGTTTCGCCGGTTGGGGCGTGGTCACAACCCGCTCAAGCGCCTCGTGGACGCTGAGGCCCGTTCGCACGGGCTCCTGCCTGATCGCGATAGTCAGATCCCACCTCATGTGCTCGCGATTGACGACTTCTCTCCCTACGTTGAGCACATTTCTGATCGAGCAATCCAGGACCTTGCTGCGAGTGACGCGATCGTCAAGATCATTGGGTGCAAAGTCGGAGCCGAAGATCTTATCCTGGAGAAGCTTCAGCGGCTTGGGGTCGATGGTCGCGTGCAATACCTCGGCCGACTGACTGCGGCGGATATTCGCGCCTATGCCCGGATGGCGGCACCGGTTGAGCATGTACAACTTGCCGAGCGCGTTCTCAATGTGCTTCAGACAGACAACCTTCCCCGCACTCCGAATACCGTTGCATTGCTGATCGCAGTGCTGTTGCGCGGCGGAGCGTTGGGGGCCAGTAAATCGCAGACATCCATTTTGGATGATTATGTTGCGATGATGCTTGGCCGCGGCGATCCGCATGAAGACGCTCGCCTCGGGCTGGACAAGAATTCGCGGGAGGCGCTGCTCGCGGGCCTGGCGAAAGCACTAGTGACTAGGAAGACGGGCGGCTTGACGGAGGACGAAACGGTCGCGGCTTTCCGAGAAATATTGGAGCGCTTGGACTGGAACGAGTCTGCGCTCGAACTGGTTCGCAGCTTGATGGACCGCAAGATTCTGAGAAAGGACGGTCATCATGTGGTTTTCGCGCGCAGCAGCTACTTGCATCTGTTCGCGGCGAAACGGGCCGCGCAGGACGGAGATTTCCTCGGTCACCTGCTGACTGATCCTGTTTATTTCTCACCGATCCTGATGGACTACGCCGCGATAAAGCGACACGATGCTCAGCTTGTAAGTCGTCTAAACGAACTACTGGCGCGCGACGCGTGGGCAACGACGGCCAACCCGGTATTCGAGTTGGTGCCTTCGGAGGACGTCCAGGAGGTCGCCCTGAGCGAGTCCAACCTGACGCGACGCGAGAACGCCCAATCATCATCGAAGGAGCTCGAGGTATTTGACGCATTCAGCGACACCGACGAGCCACCTTTCCCGCTGACGAAAGAGGAGGAGCTCCCGCGAGGGGTTCTACTTATGCGAACCTTGGAGCTGGTTTCGAGCGCACTACGTGATTCAGACCAGATCGAGGACATTGGCCTCAAGCAGGATGTCTTGGAAAACGTGCTTCTTCATTGGGGCCGTCTGATGGGGACCGTCAGCGCGGACTATGGGTTCCGTGACTTCATCGGCAATCTGGTTGATGAGATGGATGCTCCCGATCGGGGTGCAAACTACGATGATCGAGAAGAACGAATCGACGTTCTCGTGCGTGTTTTCCCAGCCGCGATATCACTCGGCGGCGTCTTGCACACGCTCGCCTCTCGGAAGCTCAGCCGTGCCCTGGAGCGTCTCGTTCCCGCTGTCGTCGAACTCAACGATGACGAATTGACGGTGGCCACGGCCTTCATGATCTTCGCCTTGCGAGATGACGGTTGGGTGCAGGCACTCAACACCTTGCTGGCACGCACGGGCAACATTTGGGTGATCCGCAACTTCTTCCTGCAACAATTGCGTTCCGTGTACGTCGGCGACGAAGGCGCAGAGCGGCTCGGGGATGAAGATCTGCTGAAGCTGTGCGTAACGATCGTTCAGAAGGCACACTCTTACGAGGACGCCCTTCACCGTAACGCCGACTACAGTCGGATCAGGAGTCAGCTGATGAGTCGACGGTTGGAAGGGCTACTCGGACGCCGATCCCAGGACGGAGCCCCCGAGCTGGCTTAG
- a CDS encoding recombinase family protein produces MQAAIYCRISSDPEGTELGVQRQEQLCRSLADRLGLVVETVFVDNDVSASSRSNKPRPEYAAMLRRARLNEFGVILAYSNSRLTRRPQEYNELIDVAVKHKVRISTVASGEFDLNTADGRAVARTIAAWDAAESERLGERIKAAADQRAASGKFHGGPAPLGFRVRDKTLVAAPAEAKLIRSAMARLIAGDSTYAIVKDWNAKRVPTRRRKRWSAMVLRKAVCNQALIGLNTAGVPSWDPLVDLATFAKVVDLLKERGRHDVPYVRSSLGGGLTHCGRCGARLVRSTMGGIPVMLCVPGRTAHPRDGSDPRAGPTGLSCGKTIMKTDRLEAYVFNAILNTLPVNAMSARSRRSEILNEIERLDRLVLDLEAAQQRHLEENGIGSATAETRDVLRETREAKRALSEVLERVQFNEIFAGGVDWRAWSIPRRAQFLRFIIDRIEIDPLPVGRKSPPHTPHMTRETWEQRERDFWDEMAPQRIRIMF; encoded by the coding sequence ATGCAGGCTGCGATCTATTGTCGGATCTCGTCGGACCCAGAGGGGACCGAGCTCGGTGTGCAGCGGCAGGAGCAACTGTGCCGAAGTCTCGCTGATCGACTTGGACTTGTAGTCGAGACCGTATTTGTCGATAACGATGTCTCCGCAAGTTCCAGATCGAACAAGCCCCGTCCCGAGTATGCCGCGATGTTGCGTCGTGCTCGTCTCAATGAGTTCGGGGTGATCCTGGCCTATTCGAACTCTCGTCTGACGCGCCGCCCTCAGGAGTACAACGAACTGATTGATGTAGCGGTCAAGCACAAGGTGCGGATTAGTACTGTTGCGTCGGGTGAGTTCGATCTGAACACCGCTGATGGTCGTGCTGTCGCGCGCACCATCGCCGCGTGGGATGCAGCGGAATCGGAACGACTGGGTGAACGAATCAAGGCGGCGGCCGATCAACGTGCGGCGTCCGGCAAGTTTCATGGCGGCCCGGCTCCTTTGGGGTTCCGTGTTCGGGACAAGACCCTTGTGGCCGCGCCAGCCGAGGCGAAGCTGATCCGTTCGGCCATGGCACGTCTTATCGCGGGCGACTCCACCTATGCCATCGTGAAGGACTGGAACGCCAAACGCGTACCAACTCGGCGCAGAAAACGCTGGTCCGCGATGGTCCTCCGAAAAGCTGTGTGCAACCAGGCCTTGATCGGCTTGAACACGGCCGGAGTGCCAAGTTGGGATCCGCTCGTCGATCTGGCGACCTTCGCAAAAGTGGTCGACCTTCTCAAGGAACGAGGTCGACACGATGTGCCCTACGTGCGCTCATCCTTAGGGGGCGGTCTCACCCACTGTGGCCGATGCGGTGCCCGGTTGGTCCGTTCCACCATGGGTGGGATACCCGTGATGCTCTGCGTCCCGGGGCGGACGGCACATCCTCGGGATGGCAGCGACCCGCGCGCGGGTCCGACCGGACTTTCGTGTGGCAAGACAATCATGAAAACAGACCGACTGGAGGCGTATGTGTTCAACGCCATCCTCAACACTCTCCCGGTGAATGCTATGTCGGCACGCTCCCGCAGATCGGAAATCCTGAACGAGATCGAACGCCTTGACCGTTTGGTGCTCGATCTCGAGGCAGCGCAGCAACGGCACCTGGAAGAGAACGGGATAGGTTCGGCAACCGCCGAAACACGTGATGTTCTGAGGGAGACGCGGGAGGCCAAGCGGGCGCTCAGTGAAGTGCTCGAGCGTGTTCAATTCAACGAGATCTTCGCTGGCGGTGTGGACTGGCGCGCGTGGAGCATTCCCCGGCGAGCCCAATTTCTTCGATTCATCATTGATCGCATCGAAATCGACCCACTCCCGGTCGGTCGCAAAAGTCCACCCCACACCCCGCACATGACTCGCGAAACGTGGGAACAGCGAGAGCGTGACTTTTGGGACGAAATGGCGCCTCAACGAATCCGAATCATGTTTTAG
- a CDS encoding IS481 family transposase, with the protein MPSTLSASAQRAIERRANHKLALLRHVDEVSGNIAASCRYYGVSRQAYYAWLKRYEAEGFEGLKDRSSAPHHSPTATDTEVVEKILWLRQQYHFGPQKITMYLKRYHDIEISQSGVWRILKKVGLNRLPASQRYKRKETRWKRYEKQRPGHALQVDVKFIEPLGQTGKKKRYYQYTAVDDCTRLRVLRAYPTHDQKTAIQFIDHVLSKLPFKVEKVQTDNGSEFGQSFHWHLLDKGIDHIRIKPATPRLNGKVERSHRIDSEEFYRLLEGQVIDDVNLFTDRLQQWEDYYNYDRPHGALAGQTPYERLKQKTRDPLS; encoded by the coding sequence ATGCCATCAACACTCTCTGCATCGGCCCAGCGAGCGATAGAGCGACGGGCGAATCACAAACTTGCTCTGCTTCGACACGTCGACGAGGTCAGCGGCAACATCGCCGCGAGCTGCCGCTACTACGGGGTGAGCCGGCAGGCCTACTACGCCTGGCTGAAGCGCTATGAAGCGGAGGGGTTCGAGGGGCTGAAGGACCGCTCGAGTGCCCCGCACCACTCGCCGACGGCGACGGACACGGAGGTCGTGGAGAAGATCCTCTGGCTGCGCCAGCAGTATCACTTCGGCCCGCAAAAGATCACCATGTATCTGAAGCGCTACCACGACATCGAGATCAGCCAGTCCGGGGTTTGGCGGATCCTGAAAAAGGTCGGCCTGAACCGGCTCCCCGCATCCCAGCGATACAAACGCAAAGAGACCCGGTGGAAGCGTTACGAGAAGCAGCGCCCCGGGCACGCCCTGCAGGTCGACGTGAAGTTCATCGAACCACTGGGCCAGACCGGCAAGAAGAAGCGCTACTACCAATACACCGCCGTGGACGACTGCACGAGACTGCGCGTGCTGCGCGCCTATCCGACGCATGACCAGAAGACCGCGATCCAGTTCATCGACCACGTCCTCTCCAAGTTGCCGTTCAAGGTCGAGAAGGTCCAAACCGACAACGGCAGCGAGTTCGGCCAATCCTTCCACTGGCACCTGCTCGACAAAGGCATCGACCACATCCGCATCAAACCGGCCACCCCGCGGCTCAACGGCAAGGTGGAGCGCTCCCATCGGATCGACTCGGAGGAGTTCTACCGACTGCTCGAGGGCCAGGTCATCGACGACGTCAACCTCTTCACCGACCGCCTCCAACAATGGGAGGACTACTACAACTACGATCGACCACACGGAGCCCTCGCCGGCCAGACTCCTTACGAGCGGCTCAAGCAGAAAACACGAGACCCGCTGTCATAG
- a CDS encoding rhodanese-like domain-containing protein, translating into MTRSFGFGLRRAREKIDGELIVHCQVGQRGLTATRIFTQFGRRVRNFDGGNQTWKAGVRADCRAPPPESRPTTSPKPAS; encoded by the coding sequence TTGACGAGATCTTTTGGGTTCGGGCTTCGCCGAGCGCGAGAGAAGATCGACGGTGAGCTGATCGTGCACTGCCAGGTCGGACAGCGCGGTCTCACGGCCACGCGGATATTCACCCAATTCGGACGGCGAGTGCGCAACTTCGACGGCGGCAACCAGACCTGGAAGGCCGGCGTGCGGGCTGACTGCCGTGCTCCACCGCCGGAGTCACGCCCGACGACCTCGCCAAAGCCGGCATCGTGA
- a CDS encoding TetR/AcrR family transcriptional regulator, protein MERTSLADVAEAAGVPVGNIYYYFKTKNDLVAAAVAAQSSESTQLFQRLERLGTPTERLHGLLDVLTEVGGSVAEYGCPLGTLSAELDKRNGTTASPESQQLLVPMIDWAEQQFANLACADARQQAITLIAAYEGAALLTHSLRDPDVLRSQMHQLHLRVDELSASLAH, encoded by the coding sequence GTGGAACGCACCTCGCTGGCCGACGTGGCGGAGGCGGCAGGCGTGCCTGTCGGCAACATTTACTACTACTTCAAGACCAAAAACGATTTGGTGGCTGCCGCGGTCGCCGCCCAAAGCTCGGAGAGCACCCAACTGTTTCAACGGCTCGAGCGGCTGGGTACGCCAACCGAGCGCCTGCATGGTCTCCTGGACGTGCTCACCGAGGTCGGTGGTTCCGTCGCCGAGTACGGCTGCCCCCTTGGCACGCTGTCCGCCGAACTGGACAAACGCAACGGCACCACGGCCAGCCCGGAGAGCCAGCAATTGCTGGTGCCGATGATCGACTGGGCAGAACAGCAGTTCGCGAACCTCGCATGTGCGGATGCCCGCCAACAGGCGATCACGCTCATCGCCGCGTATGAGGGCGCAGCTCTCCTGACTCACTCTCTGCGCGACCCCGACGTGCTCAGGAGCCAAATGCATCAGCTCCACCTTCGGGTCGACGAGCTCAGCGCGTCGCTGGCGCACTGA
- a CDS encoding SDR family NAD(P)-dependent oxidoreductase, whose protein sequence is MSTYEKTILITGANAGIGKDVARQLAGRPDYGRIYLASRDMTKGHAALEELRGLTGRDIFTVVPLDLRDLESVQRLADQFTEPLNAVVLNAGGFGGPTPATIAPTGVTEMFAQNVLGHVVLLETLLSRGAVTDVGVLTGSEAALGAPKIGIAKPTFGDHSVDEFTSVIDGSWFSDRKYKVSLAYGQTKYLGALWIASLARLHPELRLLTMSPGGTANTEGARDMGFLAKTFMNKVFYPVLAPTFRFAHPLPVGAARLVKAVSDPTLTSGAFYASAEGKLVGKLVDQGEFELSLRDPIIQDHASEAIHTFVPQKYRVGTREGSA, encoded by the coding sequence TTGTCCACCTACGAAAAGACAATCCTCATTACCGGCGCAAACGCTGGCATCGGCAAGGACGTGGCCCGCCAACTGGCCGGACGTCCCGACTACGGACGCATCTACCTGGCGTCCCGCGACATGACCAAAGGACACGCGGCGCTCGAGGAACTTCGGGGTCTCACCGGTCGCGACATCTTCACGGTCGTGCCGCTCGACCTGCGGGACCTCGAGTCCGTCCAGCGCCTCGCAGACCAGTTCACGGAACCCTTGAATGCGGTCGTGCTGAACGCCGGCGGCTTCGGCGGACCCACGCCGGCCACGATCGCCCCCACCGGCGTGACGGAGATGTTCGCTCAGAACGTGCTCGGCCACGTTGTCTTGTTGGAAACCTTGCTTTCCCGAGGTGCGGTGACCGACGTCGGCGTACTCACCGGCAGTGAGGCCGCCCTTGGTGCCCCGAAGATCGGCATTGCCAAACCCACCTTCGGCGACCACAGCGTGGATGAGTTCACGTCGGTCATCGACGGCTCCTGGTTCAGCGATCGGAAGTACAAAGTGAGCCTCGCATACGGCCAAACAAAGTATCTCGGCGCCCTATGGATCGCGTCGCTCGCCCGCCTTCACCCGGAGCTGCGACTTCTCACCATGTCCCCCGGTGGTACTGCGAACACCGAAGGCGCACGCGACATGGGATTCCTAGCCAAGACTTTCATGAACAAAGTCTTCTACCCGGTGCTGGCTCCCACGTTCAGATTCGCCCATCCGCTCCCCGTCGGCGCAGCTCGGCTAGTGAAAGCCGTCAGCGACCCGACACTGACCAGCGGAGCCTTCTATGCAAGCGCCGAGGGCAAGCTCGTCGGCAAGCTCGTGGATCAAGGAGAGTTTGAGCTCAGCTTGCGTGACCCGATCATCCAGGACCACGCTTCCGAAGCCATCCACACGTTCGTGCCCCAGAAGTATCGGGTAGGCACTCGCGAGGGCTCTGCCTGA
- a CDS encoding VOC family protein, with amino-acid sequence MADFPAPSEGIALTHFIVSSDIDRSVRFYSDVLGGEVVMSGGGGPNIVQLANSWIIINVGGGPTEDKPTVTLEVPADPDVVSAFLNIRVADIQNIYETWSARGAHFLTPPMDRGAEIRCYVRDPDGHLIEVGQAVGR; translated from the coding sequence ATGGCTGATTTCCCGGCCCCCAGCGAAGGCATCGCACTCACCCACTTCATCGTCTCCAGCGACATCGACCGTTCCGTACGGTTCTACTCCGACGTTCTCGGAGGGGAGGTTGTGATGAGTGGCGGTGGCGGACCGAACATCGTCCAGCTCGCGAACTCGTGGATCATCATCAACGTCGGCGGGGGGCCTACTGAGGACAAGCCGACGGTCACCCTCGAGGTACCGGCCGACCCGGATGTCGTCAGCGCATTCCTGAACATCCGCGTCGCTGACATCCAGAACATCTACGAGACCTGGTCGGCTCGAGGCGCACACTTCCTCACCCCGCCCATGGACCGCGGCGCCGAGATCCGCTGCTACGTCCGCGACCCCGACGGACACCTCATCGAGGTGGGGCAAGCTGTCGGCCGCTAG
- a CDS encoding Gfo/Idh/MocA family protein, which yields MTENIRIGIAGLSARGGWAATAHVPAIAAVEGLELRGVTASSLESAERSAQKHGVAHAFGSVGEMAASGEVDLIVVAVKVPDHRDLIMTTLDTGTSVLSEWPLARSSREAAELVDHADTSDVRTHVMLQARSSPALVYLRDLIREGYVGDVISTGIVAAGGNWGGTVDNTRLYQLDPESGFSMLSGPIGHTLDALVFVLGELSEVAATMGLLRPRELNVDTGEWVQNRVHDQIALTGRLSDGAVVSMQFRGGVPAGPGLRWEIVGTDGVIVATIDKGVPLIQIGRIELSAARGDERLLSPLEVPARYTRVSGVPDAAVNLAHAYLNLRDSARNEKSPAPDFTHAAGLHTVLAAIETAAATGATQRLGTPAAEASPNSTAACTTGECAAR from the coding sequence GTGACAGAGAACATTCGAATTGGAATCGCAGGGCTCAGCGCGCGCGGCGGCTGGGCCGCCACGGCACACGTACCCGCCATTGCTGCGGTCGAGGGCCTCGAGTTGAGGGGAGTCACCGCAAGTTCGTTGGAATCGGCCGAGCGCTCGGCGCAGAAGCACGGCGTCGCTCACGCGTTCGGCTCGGTTGGTGAAATGGCTGCTTCTGGCGAAGTTGACCTCATCGTGGTCGCGGTCAAAGTACCCGATCACCGCGACCTAATCATGACGACACTGGATACCGGCACAAGCGTGCTCAGCGAATGGCCGCTCGCACGGAGCTCGAGAGAGGCCGCCGAACTGGTGGATCACGCGGACACATCGGATGTCCGAACGCATGTGATGCTCCAGGCACGATCTTCTCCCGCTCTCGTGTACCTGCGGGATCTGATCCGCGAAGGATACGTTGGCGACGTGATCTCGACCGGAATCGTCGCGGCCGGCGGCAACTGGGGTGGAACAGTCGACAACACGCGCCTCTACCAGCTGGATCCGGAGAGCGGCTTCAGCATGCTCTCGGGGCCGATCGGGCACACACTCGATGCACTCGTCTTCGTACTAGGCGAACTGTCCGAGGTCGCGGCGACGATGGGCCTTCTCCGACCGCGTGAACTGAACGTCGATACCGGCGAGTGGGTTCAGAATCGAGTACACGATCAGATCGCGTTGACCGGTCGTCTGTCAGATGGCGCCGTAGTTTCGATGCAGTTCCGCGGCGGTGTCCCAGCAGGTCCGGGTCTGCGGTGGGAGATCGTCGGCACCGACGGTGTCATCGTCGCGACAATCGATAAGGGGGTACCCCTCATCCAGATCGGCCGCATAGAACTGAGCGCCGCGCGCGGGGACGAGCGCTTGCTATCCCCACTCGAGGTCCCCGCCCGATATACGCGCGTATCGGGTGTCCCGGATGCCGCGGTGAATCTCGCACACGCATATCTGAACCTGCGCGACAGCGCCCGCAACGAGAAGTCTCCAGCGCCGGACTTCACTCATGCCGCAGGGCTGCATACCGTGCTCGCTGCGATCGAGACCGCGGCAGCAACCGGCGCCACTCAGCGTCTCGGCACCCCCGCTGCAGAAGCGTCGCCCAACTCGACGGCGGCATGTACGACAGGCGAATGCGCCGCGCGATGA